One window of the Cryptomeria japonica chromosome 7, Sugi_1.0, whole genome shotgun sequence genome contains the following:
- the LOC131054524 gene encoding uncharacterized protein LOC131054524 translates to MNILIEKWNSVRKTSDSHGDSLLMLVDYFIENNLCDMSEMTKAISKEHHDKRQRASVKLVEPESNVAKIIDIAESSNRESRELKGVQGQKSKVINDDESKERLSLKEFENVMKGQLETFEKRLDELKKEMKEMIEQATKYNGKIINKKEEKKINLENWNKMRSALHKYDVSMDGIHAFQRFRFNCSAGHLW, encoded by the exons ATGAATATCCTTATAGAG AAATGGAACAGTGTTCGTAAGACCTCTGATTCACATGGAGATTCACTGCTAATGTTGGTAGACTATTTTATAGAGAACAATTTGTGTGATATGAGCGAGATGACAAAGGCTATAAGTAAAGAACATCATGACAAAAGACAGAGGGCATCAGTTAAATTGGTAGAACCCGAAAGTAATGTTGCTAAAATCATAGACATTGCTGAAAGCAGCAACAGGGAATCCCGAGAATTGAAAGGTGTTCAAGGCCAGAAAAGCAAGGTAATCAATGATGACGAAAGCAAGGAGAGGCTCAGTCTAAAGGAATTCGAAAATGTTATGAAAGGACAACTCGAGACATTTGAGAAAAGACTGGATGAGTTGaagaaagaaatgaaagaaatgatAGAGCAGGCCACAAAATACAAcggtaaaataattaataaaaaagaggaaaagaaaataaatttggaAAATTGGAATAAAATGAGATCGGCATTGCACAAATATGATGTTTCGATGGATGGTATTCATGCTTTTCAAAGGTTTAGATTTAATTGCAGTGCCGGGCATCTCTGGTAG